In Anthocerotibacter panamensis C109, the sequence TCCGGTCTCATGCGGCATTGAGCCCTACTCATTTCATACTCAAAATGGCCCTAAATGACCCAAAATCTCACCCGCAAGAGGGATGACAACCCCTTCTCCCAGAACCTCTCTAAAAGTAAAAACCCGCTTCCAGAGCAGGTTTGGTGAATTGGGCGATATTGGAATTGAACCAATGACTCCCACCGTGTCAAGGTGGTACTCTACCTCTGAGTTAATCGCCCATGATGCAATCACACGGGATCTTAGTGTGCCACAGAATAGCGTTAGCGTCCACCCCTCTCCCCTTATTGGGTGCAGGAAGCGGAGCGTCTTGCTTCAAGAGATTTTGAACACTACGCGATGAGTGTCTTGTTAGCACTATTGCAGCATCAGTGGCTGAAAACGTCTTCGTAGCCGAGTAAGTCAAGCTGGACCAGGGTCTCCAGATGCGCGAAACAATGCTCAGCGAGGTCCAAACGCTCTTCGCGGGCTAGCATGTCCTTAAGTTTTTCGTAGACCGGGATGAGGTAGCGCACATCGTTAGCAGCGTAGCGGAGTTGTCCTTCGGAGAGTTTGAACGCTGCGCCCCAATCAGAACTTTGGGCCGACTTGTCCAATTCCTGACCCGTCAATTCTGCCACCACATCTTTGAGCCCGTGGCGGGGGGTGTAGGTGCGGGCGAGCTTGCTGGCGATCTTAGTGCAGAAAACCGGCTGGACGACTATGCCTAGGTGATAGCGCAACATCGCTAGATCAAAACGAGCAAAGTGGAAAATTTTGAGCACATCCGGGCTGGTCAAGAGTTCTTGCAGGTGCGGCGCACAGCTTAGCCCCCGCCCGATGCGCACCAGTGATACCTGTTCTAGCCCGTTCCCTACTTGCACCAGACACAGACGGTCCCGACGGGGCAGGAGGCCCATAGTCTCGGTATCGACTGCGAGGACTCTAGCTTGTAGGTACTCCGCCAAAGCGGCAGCAGGCAAGTCATCGTCAAAAATCTGAAAGTCGGTTAGCATCTCCTACCTATACCACACCCACTGTCTGCACTTATGCTCCCCATATCTTGGTACGATACCTTGGCACGAATGGTACCCGCTACAGGCCGCCTTCCCCCGCTACAGCGTCGTTACAAGCTCGGGGCTCCCAGCGCGGCATCCAGCTTCAGGTTAGTATTAAAAAAATCGTCGCCGCACCCTTTAGATTCACCAGGAGATGGCGTCATGGCACCGTCTATCGACAGCCCAACAGCAAGATCTCAGTCCAGAAGATCGCACAACTCGAATCCCGGAACTCCCAGTAAAAAAGCACTCCCTCCCAAGCTTGTCATCTGGCTTGGGAAGACCGTTTGGACCACTCTCTGGCATTTGATGATGGCGAAACTAGCCCCCCGCAGTGCCTCGGGAGCCTACCTCCGCCCGCCTAGCCGGTTTCGTCACGCCATGGGTACACACCCCTATCCTCCGGTGGCGGGGCGCTACAAACTCTTGGTCGGTTTGGGCTGTCCTTGGGCACACCGGACGCTCGTCGTCCGGGCACTCAAAGGGCTTGAAGAAGCCATCTACGTCTGTGTCCTGTCTCCTTCTCCTACAGAAGGCGGGTGGGTCTTCGACCAAGAGGAGGAGGGCTGCCGTACCCTAGCGCAACTGTATGCACGGGCGGAACCGGGCTATAGTGGGCGCTGTACGGTGCCTGTGCTGTGGGATACCGAGACCAAGTCCATCGTCAATAACGAGAGCGCAGACCTCATTGTGATGCTCAACGCTCAGTTCAATGGATTCGCGCAACATCCAGATTTAGACTTGTATCCCCCAGAACTACAAGAGGAGATAGACCACTGGAATGAAAAGGTCTATCACGCAGTGAATAATGGCGTTTATCGCTGTGGTTTTGCGCAGACTCAAGCTGCCTACGATACTGCCTGCACTGAATTATTCACGACGCTAGACGAACTAGACGCTGTGCTACAGACCCGCCGCTACTTGTGCGGGGACCGGGTGACCCTGGCGGATGTGCGCCTGTTCACGACTTTGTTCCGCTTTGACGTGGTTTACTACGGCCTGTTTAAGTGCAATCGCCGCCGGATTTGTGATTACCCCAATCTAGGAGCCTATCTGCGGGACCTGTACCAGTTGCCTGGGGTCGCTGGCACCTGCGACTTAGAGAGCATCAAGCAGGATTACTACGGGAACCTCTTCCCGCTCAATCCGGGTGGCATTATCCCCGCCGGTCCCGACATGGCGAGCCTGTTGGAGCCCCATGGGCGCACCTGACACCCAGCTCACAAAACCGCATCCAGATGCTCTAGCAGACGATACACCTCAGCTAGCGTATTGTAGTGGACCATCGAGACCCGAATGACCCCGTTTTGAGCCACCAACCCCAAAGCCTCGATCAGACGACGCGCATAGAAATCCCCATAGCGAATCCCGATCTGAAACTGATCGATATAACCCGGCACCCTAGCCGAATCCCTCTGCTCGACCACGAAGCTGATCGTAGGCAGACGTCGTGCACCGTCGGCCTGAGGATAGCCGAGCACCCGTACCTTGGGCTTGTGGCTGAGGTAGTCAAGGAGCGCATGGGCGAGCAGTTCTTCGTGGCGCGCCATAGCGTCGTAGGCTCTGACAACGCCATGATGGGGCGTCAAGGGCGCACCGGAATCCAGGATACTGGCTAACTCTGTGAAATATTCCAGAATGCCCGCCAGTCCATAGGTGAGTTCAAAATTGATATTCCCCGGCTGTAGCTTATAGGGGACTGTCTGTTCCCCGATGAAAAAATGATTGAGGTTGGCGAGGTGAAGCAGATGGTCACGCTTGCCGTAGAGTAGCGCCTGATGCGGGCCATAGACCTTGTAGAAGCTGAAGACATAGTAGTCTACATCCCACGCTTGGACATCGATAGCGCGGTGCGGGGCATAGGCGACTCCGTCCACACAGACTTGAGCCCCCCGCTCATGGACAAAGCGGGTAATAGCCGCAACCGGGTTGATCGTCCCTAAGACATTCGAGGCATGGGTGAAGCAGACCAACCGGGTCCGCGCAGTCATCAGACTGTCGAGGTCCTCCAGCCGGAGTTCCAAAGTCTCTGGGTCTACCTCCCAGAATTTCACTGTGACCCCATGCTCCCTCAAGCGGACCCAAGCCCCGATGTTGGCTTCATGGTCGCAGTTGGTGACAATAATTTCACTGTGGGGAGGGAGCGTCGGTCCCATCGCCAGCGCAAGGTTCCCGAGCAATTGCGTTGTCGAGGAACCCAGCACCACTTCCTCAGGATGCGCAGCATGGATAAACGCAGCCATGGCCTGCCGCGCCGCTTCCAGCCGTTGGGTCGCCAGTGCAGACACTGCATAGGAGGCCCCCACTTGGACATTGGAGGTGAGCAAAAATTCGCGGATGCGCTCCACGACCCTGCCCAGGATTTGTGACCCACCCGCGTTGTCAAAAAAAGTCCACGGTCCAGCCAAGGCGGGAAACTGTTGGCGGACAAACTCGAGATCAAGTACCGGGGTCGCTGCGGGGATATTACGCATCAAAGGCTCCATCGAGGCAAAACTTCCGGGGTCCAAGATAGCGCACACGGACCAGAAAATCCCTATAGCTAGATTTCCTGGAGCAATTGACTCCCCTGAAACGCGCCCCCAGCCCGCTACACTGAGATAAGACGGTCCAGAGAGGCAGTATGGTGAAACCAATTCCCGTAGTCGTCGTGGGTGCAGCAGGGAAAATGGGCCGCACCGTGGTCAAGGGCGTCCACGAAGCCCCGGATATGACCCTTTTCGGTGCCGTGGACCACACGCATATCGATGAGGACGCCGGAGAACTGGCTGGAATGGGCAATATCGACGTACCCATCACCGCAGACCTCAAAACTACGCTCATGATGTGCTCCCAAGAGCGCGAACTCGGCGTGGTCGTGGACTTCACCCATCCATCTACGGTCTACGACAACATCCGTGAGAGCATTGCCTTTGGCCTGCGTCCGGTCGTGGGCACCACCGGCTTGACCTTAGAGCAGATTGAAGCTCTGAGCATTTTTGCTGACAAGGCGAGTACCGGCTGTATCATCGCCCCCAACTTCGCCTTGGGCATGGTCCTCCTCCAGCAAGCCGCAGCACGCATCGCCCAGTACTTTGAGCATGTGGAGATCCTCGAACTCCACCACAACGAAAAAGCCGATGCCCCGAGCGGAACAGCACTCAAGACAGCCCAGATGATGGCAGGTCTCGGCAAAACCTTTAATATCCCCCTCGTCGCAGAAAAAGAACTCCTCCCCGCCGCCCGTGGCAGCGAGGCTGAGGACGGCATCCGCATCCACTCGATTCGTCTGCCGGGGCTCATCGCCCACCAGGAAGTTATTTTTGGTGGACCAGGACAGACCCTGACGCTGCGCCACGACACCAGCCACCGCGATGCCTATCTGCCGGGGATTTTGCTGGCTATCCGCAAGGTTCGCCTGTTAAAAAATCTGGTCTACGGGCTGGAAAAAGTCCTGTAACCGTCCATCACAGATACACCTGAAACTCTTCCTCCAGGGTGGGAATACAGACCTCCTCGGCAGCCAGAGCCTCCAGCCCCCGGACCTGTGCTTCTAGCCCCTGGATGCGCTCCTGAAGCTGGGTGCGGATGGCCTCTGCACCTGCTCTCACACAATCGCGGCACGCTTCACCGCAGACTATTCCCTGGTCGTTGTAGACCACTGCCAGCAAAGCTTGGTTTCCCTTGGCACGGATAGGCTGGGTCCGGTACCCGCAGAGGATGCAGTAGAGCGGTGCTTGGCCCACATAGACGCTTGCTTCCCAGACAATACGCATGTCTCTCCCGGAGCTATTCTCCCTCCGAGAATACCCGATGTACTCCGAAGGCATCTATCCCCCTGTTGACCCATCGCAGCACCTGACGGGCAAGAACAGGTGCTCAATAAAATTTAACGGAAAAATTCGACCCTCGGGTAGCGGTAATGCGTCTCAATGAGACGCATGCTTGTTTGATCCAGGCAAAGGTAGCTCTATGACACAGAAGCGATATGCAGCAATCATCTTCTTGGGTGGAGTCCTGCTGTTATCCTCGGCGCTCTTATCCCCGGCAGATGCCCAATTGGTCAGCACTCCCATTGACAGCACGCTTCTAGTACAACAAGGAACAGATAGGTTTGATCGCAAAGACTATCAAGGTGCCATAGAAGCCTATACGCAAGCCCTGTCTTTGAATCCCAACAATGCCCTGGCTTACTACAACCGTGGCAGCGCACGCGCCATCTCGCTTCAGGATTACACCGGAGCGATAGCGGACTATACCAGAGCCCTGCGCCTTAACCCGAGTATGGCCGAAGCCCACTACAACATGGCAAGCGCTCATCTAGCTTTGGGAGACCGCCAAGCCGCCTTACAGAACCTCAAAAGGGCTGCTGAAATTTTTCAGGCCCAAGGTAAGAGGGACCTCTCCCAACTCGCCCAAGAGAAAGCCCAAGAACTCCAGCCTGCCGATCAACCTCTGTCAAGACCCGGATGAGACTTCGCTCTGCTCCTGGCTGGTGCTGGCGGGGAGTGCTTCTGGGACTACGGGTTCTACGGTCAGGGTTTCTTTTTTGGTGATGCGTTCGCGGAGGGTTGCAGCGGTCTCCTGGACCTTGGCCCGCCCGACCTCGACCCATTGCTGTAGACCCTTGTCCACTTTGACAAGGCGCTCTTCTGACCCTGCTTTTACGATCGAACGTTCCTTGCCAATGACCAGAATTTCGGTGGCATCCAGACTGGTGTGGCCTTCTAAAATTCCCGCGATGCCGCCACCAGAGAGCAGGCAATTCGTGATCTCGCCCGAGTGGCGGTCAAAATAAAAGTCATCCACCTGACCCAGGCGTTTGCCGCCTTCGGTGACCATTTCGTGGTCCACAAAACGGGTGTAGACCTCTGGGGAAATATCGATGAGTGCCCCGACCGTAGAAATCAGGATGGCATCGTCCCCCAAGACCTGAATCCGGTCACAAGGGACCCCCATGACACTCGTCCGTCCTTTCACCTGACACCCTAGTGCAGCCACTTGGCGGCTCTGCATGTCCACCCAGACTTCGTTGACCACGCCTGCTTTACTGGCATCGTCCAAAGTGATGATGCTCTTACCCAACAACGCTTTGCGCTGGCAAATCGGAGACAATTCGCTCATACCGTAAACCTCCTGCGCTCTCTCAAGTATAGTCGGACGACGCGAGAAAGACTTGTTGTCCACCTTGGGTATAGGTCTGGATTTAACAGAGTTTAACAGTCCCAATTCACGTAGAAAGTGACCTATGGAATCCAACCACGAGACCGCGCCACAGCCTGACACAACCCAGCCGCAGTCAATCCGGCATAAGTGCCTATAATATTCCCCAACACCGCCATAAATAATCCCAAAGGAGCCGTCCCCGCCCGATAAGCCTGAGCAACAATGGGTGCAGAGACGACGCCTCCCGTATTGGCCTGAGAACCCACCGCCAACAGAAACATCGGCGTATGGGTAACACGGGCGGTAGCGACAAGAAGCAAAGCATGAAAGCTAATCCACACCGCCCCAGCCAATAAAAAGAGCGGATAGCGAACAATCGCAGATAAATCCCCCTGAGCCCCCAGCGTCGCTACGACTAAGTACAGCAAGCCCGACCCCAGCCGGGAAGCTCCCTGTCGCTCTAGACGGGCCACCGGGGTGAGCGAGAGGCCCAGAGCAAACGTGGTGACCAGGATAAAGCCCCAGGTTTTGGCGGTGAGTACTGCGTTAAGGGCGGGGAGGAGGTCTTTTAAACGCTCAAAAATGACCCCCCCCAGCGCCAGCGCCACCCCACTCAACCCAAAAGCTAACCCGAGTAAGACCATCAATCCAGGGACCGTGATGGGTTCAACAACGGTGTTTTGTTGCTCAGCCAAACGCGCCATCGACTGCTCCACCTGATTCTGGTCCGCCCCCAGCCAACGGTCGCAGACCCGCTGATAGCGGCTCAAAAAGAGTAGGAGCACCGTCCAGCTATAGCCGACCAGAAAATCCATCGCCACTGCCACCCCAAAGATCCGGTCAGGGGTAGCGATACTTTCTTTGACTGCGACCATATTGGCGAATCCACCTGTCCATGAGCCCGACAGCGCCCCAAACGCCGACCACGCCTCCGGCGGCAGCCATGACCCAAACAAAAACAGCGCCAAGGGTGCCCCCAAAACAATCCCAACGCTTCCGACTAGCATCATGACCAGTGCCGGAGGTCCCAAACGGACGACCGCAGGCAGGTCTGTGCCCACAAGTAGCAGCACCAACGCCACCGGAAGCAGCGTCCCCGAAAGCAGTGAATAGAGCGGGGATTCCTGCGGAACCAGCCCCAGACTGCTCGCCACCGCCGGAAGCGCGTAGATCCAAATAATCGGCGGGATGACTTCAAAAAGAGCAGCCAGATACTTTTGCTGCGACAACCAGAAGACCAAGCCCACGAAAGCGGCAACCCAGCCTAAAAGAGCGGTCGGACCAGGATCGAAGGCGGCTACGAGCAGGGGCATGGGCGGCTCGGAAGACAATCCCCATAGCATACCCGGCAGGATTGCTGACGAGGGCAGAAGTCTCTGCAATAAGTATCTAAACCTACGGGGCGCGACCTGATATCCTGGGATAGATAGCTGGCAGAGGATGAAGATGCACGCTTTGCGCCGGGTGGTAGTAACTGGGATGGGAGCCCTGACTCCCCTGGGCAACTCAGTAGAAGAGTATTGGACCGGACTCAAAGCGGGGCGTAGCGGTGTTGGCCCCATCACCCGCTTTGACCCAGAGCGCCATGTTGTCCGTATCGCTGCGGAAGTGCAGGATTTCGACCCTACCGCCTATATGGACCGCAAGGATGCCAAGCGGATGGACCGCTTTACTCAATTTGCCGTAGCAGCAAGCAAACAAGCTCTAGCAGACGCCAACTTTGAGATAAACGACCTCAACGCTGAGCAAGTAGGGATTATCATCGGCACCGGCACGGGCGGGCTTAAGGTCATGGAAGACCAGCAGGAAGTCTACCTGACGCGGGGGCCGGATCGTTGCTCCCCGTTTATGATCCCAATGATGATCTACAACATGGCCTCAGGGATGACGGCAATCCTGACGGGAGCCAAGGGACCGAACTCCTGCACCGTGACTGCCTGTGCTGCTGGGTCCAATGCTATTGGGGATGCCTTTCGTCTGGTACAGCACGGTCAGGCTCAAGCTATGCTCTGTGGCGGGACCGAGGCGGCTATCACTCCGCTCTCCGTAGCCGGTTTTTCAGCGGTACGGGCACTCTCGACGCGCAACAGTGACCCCACGGGAGCAAGCCGCCCCTTTGACCGGGACCGCGATGGGTTTGTCATT encodes:
- a CDS encoding PRC-barrel domain-containing protein, which translates into the protein MSELSPICQRKALLGKSIITLDDASKAGVVNEVWVDMQSRQVAALGCQVKGRTSVMGVPCDRIQVLGDDAILISTVGALIDISPEVYTRFVDHEMVTEGGKRLGQVDDFYFDRHSGEITNCLLSGGGIAGILEGHTSLDATEILVIGKERSIVKAGSEERLVKVDKGLQQWVEVGRAKVQETAATLRERITKKETLTVEPVVPEALPASTSQEQSEVSSGS
- the fabF gene encoding beta-ketoacyl-ACP synthase II → MHALRRVVVTGMGALTPLGNSVEEYWTGLKAGRSGVGPITRFDPERHVVRIAAEVQDFDPTAYMDRKDAKRMDRFTQFAVAASKQALADANFEINDLNAEQVGIIIGTGTGGLKVMEDQQEVYLTRGPDRCSPFMIPMMIYNMASGMTAILTGAKGPNSCTVTACAAGSNAIGDAFRLVQHGQAQAMLCGGTEAAITPLSVAGFSAVRALSTRNSDPTGASRPFDRDRDGFVIGEGCGVLLLEELSHALSRGARIYGEMVGYGATCDAFHMTLPAPGGEGAARAMRLALKDGTVRSEEVSYINAHGTSTSANDSTETQAVKTVFGDHAYRLALSSVKSMTGHLLGASGGIEAVASILSLAEDFAPPTINLENPDPDCDLDYVPNQGRSMPIEVVVSNSFGFGGHNVSLVFRKFRP
- a CDS encoding ribonuclease D, whose product is MLTDFQIFDDDLPAAALAEYLQARVLAVDTETMGLLPRRDRLCLVQVGNGLEQVSLVRIGRGLSCAPHLQELLTSPDVLKIFHFARFDLAMLRYHLGIVVQPVFCTKIASKLARTYTPRHGLKDVVAELTGQELDKSAQSSDWGAAFKLSEGQLRYAANDVRYLIPVYEKLKDMLAREERLDLAEHCFAHLETLVQLDLLGYEDVFSH
- a CDS encoding tetratricopeptide repeat protein, which codes for MTQKRYAAIIFLGGVLLLSSALLSPADAQLVSTPIDSTLLVQQGTDRFDRKDYQGAIEAYTQALSLNPNNALAYYNRGSARAISLQDYTGAIADYTRALRLNPSMAEAHYNMASAHLALGDRQAALQNLKRAAEIFQAQGKRDLSQLAQEKAQELQPADQPLSRPG
- a CDS encoding cysteine desulfurase-like protein — protein: MRNIPAATPVLDLEFVRQQFPALAGPWTFFDNAGGSQILGRVVERIREFLLTSNVQVGASYAVSALATQRLEAARQAMAAFIHAAHPEEVVLGSSTTQLLGNLALAMGPTLPPHSEIIVTNCDHEANIGAWVRLREHGVTVKFWEVDPETLELRLEDLDSLMTARTRLVCFTHASNVLGTINPVAAITRFVHERGAQVCVDGVAYAPHRAIDVQAWDVDYYVFSFYKVYGPHQALLYGKRDHLLHLANLNHFFIGEQTVPYKLQPGNINFELTYGLAGILEYFTELASILDSGAPLTPHHGVVRAYDAMARHEELLAHALLDYLSHKPKVRVLGYPQADGARRLPTISFVVEQRDSARVPGYIDQFQIGIRYGDFYARRLIEALGLVAQNGVIRVSMVHYNTLAEVYRLLEHLDAVL
- the dapB gene encoding 4-hydroxy-tetrahydrodipicolinate reductase, whose protein sequence is MVKPIPVVVVGAAGKMGRTVVKGVHEAPDMTLFGAVDHTHIDEDAGELAGMGNIDVPITADLKTTLMMCSQERELGVVVDFTHPSTVYDNIRESIAFGLRPVVGTTGLTLEQIEALSIFADKASTGCIIAPNFALGMVLLQQAAARIAQYFEHVEILELHHNEKADAPSGTALKTAQMMAGLGKTFNIPLVAEKELLPAARGSEAEDGIRIHSIRLPGLIAHQEVIFGGPGQTLTLRHDTSHRDAYLPGILLAIRKVRLLKNLVYGLEKVL
- a CDS encoding DUF819 family protein translates to MPLLVAAFDPGPTALLGWVAAFVGLVFWLSQQKYLAALFEVIPPIIWIYALPAVASSLGLVPQESPLYSLLSGTLLPVALVLLLVGTDLPAVVRLGPPALVMMLVGSVGIVLGAPLALFLFGSWLPPEAWSAFGALSGSWTGGFANMVAVKESIATPDRIFGVAVAMDFLVGYSWTVLLLFLSRYQRVCDRWLGADQNQVEQSMARLAEQQNTVVEPITVPGLMVLLGLAFGLSGVALALGGVIFERLKDLLPALNAVLTAKTWGFILVTTFALGLSLTPVARLERQGASRLGSGLLYLVVATLGAQGDLSAIVRYPLFLLAGAVWISFHALLLVATARVTHTPMFLLAVGSQANTGGVVSAPIVAQAYRAGTAPLGLFMAVLGNIIGTYAGLTAAGLCQAVARSRGWIP
- a CDS encoding glutathione S-transferase family protein, translated to MAPSIDSPTARSQSRRSHNSNPGTPSKKALPPKLVIWLGKTVWTTLWHLMMAKLAPRSASGAYLRPPSRFRHAMGTHPYPPVAGRYKLLVGLGCPWAHRTLVVRALKGLEEAIYVCVLSPSPTEGGWVFDQEEEGCRTLAQLYARAEPGYSGRCTVPVLWDTETKSIVNNESADLIVMLNAQFNGFAQHPDLDLYPPELQEEIDHWNEKVYHAVNNGVYRCGFAQTQAAYDTACTELFTTLDELDAVLQTRRYLCGDRVTLADVRLFTTLFRFDVVYYGLFKCNRRRICDYPNLGAYLRDLYQLPGVAGTCDLESIKQDYYGNLFPLNPGGIIPAGPDMASLLEPHGRT